A segment of the Sander lucioperca isolate FBNREF2018 chromosome 7, SLUC_FBN_1.2, whole genome shotgun sequence genome:
acaggtaatctgacctttgacctctgtataggcctatactaaagcagtgattggttagtgttcagttatgacataatgtgtttgcacatgtgaggagtgtgtgtgtgtcctggtaaataagtgtagcatttttattggttgtgtttagaaaaggaaagcaagtcacttcctgttagattttcatgtcttaggtagagaatagtgtgtagtgttttgaaaaaagtgttttatgtaattgaaaactgagtgaaaggctgagaaatagctgatggttttggagatttgctgtgtaattttgcactttgagtgagaggtttcaaaaatcgtgtgacatgaaaagattttgtgtgtaagcagttggaaaaaactataatgtgtgaatatgtttggtggcgctctgcttgtagttcctgctgatgtccaccagagggcgctttTGTGGCACATCAGTCTATTTTAATGGGAATTTGACACTTAATTATTTACTGCTGCTTGCTCCTCTCTGTGTGTACTCTCAACACGCCATCCTCTGTTATCATCAAAACatactttagatttaaaaacaactctATTTCATGAGTTATTACATGTTAACTGTCAGAAGTAGATTTAGTAATGCTGGGCCTCTCTGGGCGGttcctcttgtttcctgtttaaagttTACTTTCTCTTTCCAGAGTTTGTGTCGCAGTTTTTTATCTCCGTGTGGAGCTCCAGCTGAAGGTAATTTATCTCGTCTGTCTGTAACGTTTGACTCGTGAATCAAGCTgtggttagtttagtttaagagCAGAAAGCTGCAGAGAAATCAACTCAACTGGACTTGTGATTAATTCAAACTGGCGTCTTTACAAAGAGAGATCCACTCGtctttgtgagtgtgtatgtgtatgtgtgtgtgtgtgtgtgtgtgtgtgtgtgtgtgtgtgtgtgtgtgtttgtgtctttataCCCCTATTACACGttcatggttattttgaaaaactgagacatttcccttcgtttgtgctcTTCAtctacacgcaaacggagaatttgcctctgaaaacgagtctttctaaaaactccggccagactggagattttggaaaactttgtttgcacgtttgcatgtaaactgtatgtgtgtgtgtgtgtgtgtgtgtgtgtgtgtgtgtgtgtgtgtgtgtgtgtgtgtgtgtgtgtgtgtgtgtgtgtgtgtgtgtgtgtgtgtgtttgtgagtgtgtggctGGGCTGCCtcctggctccatctagtggactgatAGTAGAACTACAGCAGCTGATGACGCATTCAACTGACAGTGATGTGAAAGAGACAAGAAGGGCCAATGATAAATGTGTTTCCTCTGCAGGTGAGAGGCTGAGTTCGTTAGCATGGATCAGTATGAGGACAGAGGAACCACTCTGGGTGGGGAACAGGACAGAGGAACCACTCTGAGTGGGGAACAGGACAGAGGAACCACTCTGAGTGGGAAACAGGACAGAGGAACCACTCTGAGTGGGGAACAGGACAGAGGAACCACTCTGAGTGGGAAACAGGACAGAGGAACCACTCTGAGTGGGGAACAGGACAGAGGAACCACTCTGAGTGGGGAACAGGACAGAGGAACCACTCTGAGTGGGGAACAGGACCTCCAGACCAAAGCTCAGACGTGAGCTGTCCAGCAGTCAGATCACTGCACCAACATTATTCACACCCAAACCTCTGGCTGTGTTGTGTTTATAACAAACTGATTTTATCAGGATCCATCAGAGACCAGACTCTCCAGAAccagaacccagctgtgtgtccttcaagAGTGACCGGTCTAAGGATGAGCCGCTGTGGTTTAAAAATCAAGCTTCTCCAACAGCAGAGTAAGTTAGCATCAGTTACTTTATAAGGTCAGCAATGTTACCAAAGAAATttgaaagaattaaaaaaattttttaactagaaataatagtagtagcagtgcacgacgtagcagggcgttgaGCAAGTAGATTTACCTCGCTGatggtcttcctctctttctaatAGGACCATCCTGATGCTGGACTCTGATGAATCTGAACCGggacccagctgtgtgtccatgaagagtgaccggtcaAATCCTCGCCTTATTCATTTTAAAGGAGAGCAAGCCTCTGCTGCAAAGAAGTAAACTGTTAATAAGATAATATTAATGATTTTATATTAAGTTATGTTCTTAACTGTTTATTTTTAGcatctttcttcttcacatacTATACATTTATGTTCTTACATCtggggctgggtgatatggagaaaatcagatatcgcgatattcttgtcctaatacctcaatgtcgatattgtggcgatattctagggttgacaattggtgctataacaaaatatcttttttttcaaagctttaGGCACTTTGTTTTAACGTTTTTGACACTTTACTCAATGTTTTGCCAATTTTTCGGaggtttttggcacttttacgatgtttttgtcactttttcagtaatgtggacataatgtctaagtggggaaaaggcaaataatagaacagctagaacagtctgggaagttcagaaaagtacatcactttactgtaatgcagcctttaaaaccagaaaaagacaCTTAAGCCctttacaatatccaaaatctaagacgatgtCTAGTAGAgatgtgaatcttcactgatctcctaATTTGATTCGatgattatcatgtcagcgattcaATTTGATctgatatctcgatgcatcgcaatgcgttaaatacatttttctattaaagccatataggatatttaattcatagcttttcaagcttcaaaaaccaaacattctgctgtgctctaatactaaatacattggatacataaaactacagcactgaacacatggcacttcctgaatgtacaaaacataacagaatatgtaaacagaaatgttaggcctacattaaattgtaaacagaaataaccgattatggcccggccgattatcaaTGCAGCATCGTctatgtccacgattcgatgcatcagttatttgattaatttcaacacctctaatatctagtctcatatcacgatatcaatgtaatatcgatatattgcctcTGAAAGCTGTCCAGTTAAACCAGTCGCCAACTGTTGCTGGACCTGCTTTGGTGCAATACTCCTTTTTTAGTTGTGTTTTAGtccaatattgacatttttatgcCTCTACTGGTGATAGCTGTGGCCAGGTTGTCTGTTTGTCCGATGATATCTGAGGACGCCTTCAGGGAAATTCTTCAAATTTGGCACGAACGTCCACTTGGACTCAAGGAGGAGCTGATTAGATTTTGGCTTCTCACCTTATCTCTAGACTGAGGAAACTCATTTCAGCCACTTGTATCCGCAATCTCATTATTTTAGTCACTACCCAAAGCTCATGACTACAGATGAGAGTTAAAAACATAGATCGATAGGCGCCCacgtagctcagttggtagagcaggcgctgcggccctttgcttcatgtcattcccccctctctttcccctttcatgtcttctgctgtccgttcaaaataaaggctgaaaaatgccaaaaagatttattaattaattaactaaaaaaaaaacatagatcgATAAATCAAAAACTTTTCCAGTCTGATGCTTTTGTTCTGATGCCACCCAAAACACCTGTCCATCTCACGCTCAATTTCACCCTCACTCAAGAACAAGATCTGAGATAATTGAACTCCTTTTTTAGAGACATTACTCCACCATTTTCTGGCAGAGAACCAGGTGTTGACTCTAAAGCCACCTGCTTCACACTCGGGTTCAAACCGCCTCAGTTCGTGCTGGAGGTTACTGTCTGATAAAGTCAACagaaccacatcatctgcaaagagcagatACGCAATTTAGATGTCCTCAAAACGGACACTCTCCTCTCTCCGGCTGCGCCTTGAGATCTTGACCATGAAAATCACAAGCAGCGTTCCACAGCCAGGATGGAATTTAATTCCAGACTGACAAAATGACCACAACGTTGATCATCAAGTACACTTATCACCCTCTCTATGCTCGAAGATGGTGTTCCTTATGGCCAATCAAGTAGTTATAGTTTAGAGGTTCAACAACAAAGCACCACTCATGTTCAGATAACATAGCCTGCTCCTCTCAATTACTCCCCTCCATGTTTCTCCATCATTGCTGATGTGAGCATTGAAGTCTCCCAGCAGAATGATGAAGACCCCAGTCAGTATCCCTTACAGGACACCACCCAAAGACTCTGACAAGGTTGGGTATGAGCTGCTGTTTGGTGCATAAGCACAAACAACAGCTCAGGTTCTTTCTATTGTTTCTCTGGGATGACTCCAACTCAGGGGTGCAGGTTGGTTGCTCATGAGAAACTAATGAGCTTGTTTGAGCTGTGAGGGGCTGTTTGTAGTATTATTGGGGCGTGGACAGAAATGATGTGagctaattcttcctgattcctccacagagtggaccaggagagctcagaggttcccagtggtcagtctgcccagcagcatcaaacacactTGGACTCCATCTTTATGGTCTGTACTTGTAAAACAACTACTTTTGCATCTATTCTGTTCACAATCATCTCCATGCTGCACGTTTCAGACCAGTGGATTGTCAGTCTCTCCAACATGGATCTGATGTTTGCCtccatgatttcagtttgattgagtcattcatataatcttctgttccagctgctggaggagaacatcgtcacttttgtgaagaacgagctgaagaagatccagaagcttctgagtccagattacccagaatgctcagAGAGTAAGAGGGAGGATaaggatgaagagcagaggaggagcagagaggcatttctgaagatcacactgcacttcctgaggagaatgaagcaggacgaactggctgaccgtctgcagcgcagtaagaggatttctctaaAGATTGAACTTGCTGGACTAATGGGACATTAATTAATGTCTCCAGAGAAGGGTCAAAGTATGttcctgttttctttacaaaattacttaatgagcttttttgttCTGTATTCAATCAGGAAGTTCATCGGGAGTTTGTCGACGTAAACTCAAATCTAACCTAAAcaagaagttccagtgtgtgtttgaggggattgctaaagcaggaaaccaaacccttctgaatcagatgttcacagagatctacatcacaaagggagggactgcagaggtcaatgatgaacatgaggtcagacagattgaaacagcatccaggaaaccaggcagaccagaaacaacaatcagacaagaagacatctttaaaaccccacctggaagagatgaaccaatcagaacagtgatgactaagggagtggctggcatcgggaaaacagtcttaacacagaagttcactctggactgggctgaagacaaagccaaccaagacatccagttcacatttccattcacattcagagagctgaatgtgctgagagagagaaagtacagcttggtggaacttgttgattacttctttagtgaaaccaaagaagcaggaatctgcaggtttgaagagttcccggtcgtgttcatctttgacggtctggatgagtgtcgacttcctctggacttcctcaacactgagatcctgactgatgttacaaagtccacctcagtgggtgtgctgctgacaaacctcatcagggggaatctgcttccctctgctcgcctctggataaccacacgacctgcagcagccaatcagatccctcctgagtgtgttgacatggtaacagaggtcagaggtttCACTGACCctcagaaggaggagtacttcaggaagagattcagagatgaggagcaggccagcagaatcatctctcACATCCAGAAATCACGAAGCCTCCaaatcatgtgccacatcccagtcttctgctggatcactgctacagttctggaggacaTGTTGAAGAccagtgagggaggagagctgcccacgaccctgactgagatgtacatccacttcctggtggttcagtccaaagtgaagaacatcaagtatgatggaggagctgagacGGATCCATACTGGAgtccagagagcaggaagatgatcgagtctctgggaaaactggcttttgagcagctgcagaaagggaacctgatcttctatgaatcagacctgacagagtgtgtCATCGATATCAcagcagcctcagtgtactcaggagtgttcacacagatctttaaagaggagagaggactgtaccaggacaaaGTGTTCTGCTtcatccatctgagtgttcaggagtttctggctgctcttcatgtccatctgacattcaccAACTCTGGTGTCAATCTGCTGTCAGGAGAacaaacaacatcaacacagttctaccagagtgctgtggacaaggccttagagagtccaaatggacacatGGACTTGTTCCTGCGCTTCCTCCTCGGTCTTTCTCTGGAGGCCAATCAGAATCTTCTACGAGGCCTGCTGACTgagacaggaagtagctcagTGACCAATCAGGAAACAGTGGAGTACATCAAGGAGAAGATCAGTGAGgttctgtctgcagagagaagcatcaatctgttccactatctgaatgaactgaatgatcatTCTCTAGTGGAGCAGATCCAATGCTACGTgagttcaggaagtctctccacacgtaaactgtctcctgctcagtggtcagctctggtcttcatcttactgtcatcagaagaagatctggacgtgtttgacctgaagaaataccgTGCTACAGAGGAGGCTCTGCTGTGGCTGCTGCCAGTGTTCAAAGCCTCCAGcaaagctctgtaagtgtgaTGCATTTATCAATAAATATTCTGATATCTTTCAGCAGGAGTTAAATATAAGaacttgtttccttcctgttgtctctccagactgagtggctgtaatctgtcagagagaagctgtgacgctctgtcctcagttctcagctcccagtcctctagtctgagagagctggacctgagtaacaacaacctgcaggattgGGAAAGCggagggaagctgatctctgttggactggagagtccacactgcacactggagactctcaggtcagatcaagaacaataatctttgaaaacacagtattgaaaaatactttggaaacattcaaaaGAAGTGAATGTTTCtaaagtattttattctgatttagaatcacttcataaagaatgaaatacgaactgtggctgagatccagaaataatttatattttaatatcatgTGACGTTGATTACTGGACATTTGTTTATTCATATTATACAACAAATAGATCCGACCAGACAATCTCATTGGtcaactagacatttagaaTATACTCAAATtagcatgacagcacacccagagccaTTTGAGCACCTGGTGCATCACATAAAATATTACTCCgccatttccatggcaacattgTAACTTCCAGGGCTGAATCAcaaaaacagtaacattaaCCTACAGTATTGATAAATAGGATCATTTTGTTGTTAATTTTGATTTATATGAAGGACTTAGTAGTGATGAATGATTGTAAGAGGATGAGAAGTGAATCATTggagaaacattttacaacactCTGGAGTTAACTGTTACTGGAATAGTTTGGCTCAAATCttctgtttggatcacatcatctgtttggatcacatcagcagtttggatcacatcatctgtttggatcacatcagctgtttggatcacatcagctgtttggatcacatccactgtttggatcacatcagctgtttggatgaCATCAGtggtttggatcacatcagctgtttcgatcacatcagctgtgccaCTGACACATCAATAATGAAGTCTGCAGATGTATAGTAGCTAAATATAcccatgaaaaaaatatttttttcagtagATATTTTAGTTATAACCAGATTAAGTTAGCCAAGCAGTTTGGTTTTTATGTGCGATAGTTGGAAAATTCCACAATCTCTACCGTTacaaagctaatgttagcttaagaTGACTGGCTTACTAAGgtttaacagggagggactacaaatcgtctctgttgcttttctttattttgagagtgaattgccccacaatatgaatacagtttgattataacttttatttagttgGTAACTGTTGTTATATAATCACTTTATTACACAAGAGAGTTTGATTTAAAGTCATATTATCACTTCAGTCATGCTTACGTCCTAGCCGCATCACTGTCGTGCTAATAATGGCGTTAAATCGTTCCTTctcgtgtaatattgcttaattcggttacgattaattatcatgtttccaacttgttcagagaggagcagcagatatttaaacatgctgagaagggatttgatatactgtatcaccaaaagtccagactcaacatataaacacaatcgTTATTTGTCTTCTTATATGATATTTCTCTAAACATTAAGCTTTATTAAATTTAAACTGCCCTTCTTACTGTATGTCAGGATTTAAAATTTAACAATTAGGAAATCTTTTAATGTTTCCAAATTATTTTGttcttatttataatatgtcatAAAGCACAAAGTATGAGCTATGGCTGAGATTGAGAACCtacttgtttttaaatcttaagTGAATTTGAATACTGGATGTCTTTTTACTCCTCATTCAGTCACAATTagttatcatgtttccaacATGTTTAGAATAATATTGCAAGAATTTCAACTTGTGTTTAAAAGGGATTTTATATTAtctatcaccaaaagtccagacttaaaggggtgatagaatgattatatagggtattttacattgttccttaaggtctcctaatagggtatgtaacattggttgggctgaaaattgcccgaatgctattaaattaggcccttaactaccctgtgaatttggctctatttggaacaagagcttttcttccaaatatggtatgctcatgaacaggggcggagccagacgatATAAACATTCAGGGCTTAGCCCAAACCTAGGGGGGTCCGGGGGCATGGTCCCCCCGGtggagatttttttccccaattacGTCAGCTAAATGCACTATTTTTTAGGCTGTTTGAGATAATAGAATCTCTAAAATTCTATACACTATATGGCAAAATGATAATAGTtactcagtaaaaaaaaaaaaaaaaaaaatcacccagTACTACAGCCTACAacctattttgtatttaattgttcTCCAGCTGTAGTGAATCCAAAACACCAACAATGTTaaggatgactcattttcaccCCTGGCAACTAAAAAGAGGCAACCATTATCTGACTATTTTTACGTTAGCCTACATAGGTAAAATtggaatttggtgtaaacatcaTTACTAATCTTAAGAGTTCAGTTCTGTTTAGTTTGTGCTTAGCTGATAAATTTCCTACATCAGAAtccatgaaatggaaaaaagaacaattgaagctttaactgcacaacaaggtttattgtgtatttttaaacaatacacaagtattaataatgtaatataataaaacaataaaaatctgttttaaaacaagaacaatttattaattcatgcatttcaATTTATACAAAAATTATCCTTAACAGGTAAAATAGAAATTTAGAAAGAAAGCAAtacaggtgaggatggaggccaggtgaggataaaggccaggtgaggatgaaggccaggtgaggatgaagtcCAGGTGAGGAGGGTAGTGATGGTGTCTAGTGGAAGAAGAGCGGCAGCACTTCTGATAATCCTGCAGGAAAATGATAAGCACAAATCAATCAGAGGCAAAACATACAACTAACAATCAAACAAACCTAACCTAACACCTTTTTAGGGGACATTTTTTGGCC
Coding sequences within it:
- the LOC116062562 gene encoding NLR family CARD domain-containing protein 3-like, yielding MDDFMYFKQRHPSHRKIHQRPDSPEPEPSCVSFKSDRSKDEPLWFKNQASPTAETILMLDSDESEPGPSCVSMKSDRSNPRLIHFKGEQASAAKKVDQESSEVPSGQSAQQHQTHLDSIFMLLEENIVTFVKNELKKIQKLLSPDYPECSESKREDKDEEQRRSREAFLKITLHFLRRMKQDELADRLQRRSSSGVCRRKLKSNLNKKFQCVFEGIAKAGNQTLLNQMFTEIYITKGGTAEVNDEHEVRQIETASRKPGRPETTIRQEDIFKTPPGRDEPIRTVMTKGVAGIGKTVLTQKFTLDWAEDKANQDIQFTFPFTFRELNVLRERKYSLVELVDYFFSETKEAGICRFEEFPVVFIFDGLDECRLPLDFLNTEILTDVTKSTSVGVLLTNLIRGNLLPSARLWITTRPAAANQIPPECVDMVTEVRGFTDPQKEEYFRKRFRDEEQASRIISHIQKSRSLQIMCHIPVFCWITATVLEDMLKTSEGGELPTTLTEMYIHFLVVQSKVKNIKYDGGAETDPYWSPESRKMIESLGKLAFEQLQKGNLIFYESDLTECVIDITAASVYSGVFTQIFKEERGLYQDKVFCFIHLSVQEFLAALHVHLTFTNSGVNLLSGEQTTSTQFYQSAVDKALESPNGHMDLFLRFLLGLSLEANQNLLRGLLTETGSSSVTNQETVEYIKEKISEVLSAERSINLFHYLNELNDHSLVEQIQCYVSSGSLSTRKLSPAQWSALVFILLSSEEDLDVFDLKKYRATEEALLWLLPVFKASSKALLSGCNLSERSCDALSSVLSSQSSSLRELDLSNNNLQDWESGGKLISVG